The Paenibacillus sp. FSL R7-0204 genome includes a region encoding these proteins:
- a CDS encoding GDSL-type esterase/lipase family protein, which yields MLKKIISTLVIGSTALTLAACGSGQNPQNVTSQPQVNETAPPEQPNSTSYKTIFKNSVFLGDSITEALSYHDILDEFNVVAGAGKTTELSLMSGDVDKLAERNPQYVFIMLGSDDILLPPQITDNPKQYSLKFYAQLIDSIREKLPEASITVLPVTPVTAEAEKVEPRYKNIDDYNQGLQELAGKKQIGFADLSSIFADSTHFYSSDGIHFKPEFYTRMLDLLKDRVK from the coding sequence ATGTTAAAAAAAATCATTTCAACGCTAGTTATAGGCAGTACCGCACTCACCCTGGCAGCATGCGGGAGCGGGCAAAATCCGCAAAACGTGACATCTCAGCCACAGGTCAATGAAACAGCTCCCCCGGAGCAGCCAAACTCTACTTCCTATAAAACGATATTTAAGAACAGCGTATTTCTGGGGGATTCGATTACAGAGGCGCTATCCTACCATGACATTCTGGACGAGTTCAATGTAGTGGCAGGTGCCGGAAAGACTACCGAGCTGTCTCTGATGAGTGGAGATGTGGACAAGCTGGCAGAGCGGAATCCGCAGTATGTATTTATCATGCTGGGGTCCGATGATATCCTGTTGCCGCCGCAAATTACCGATAACCCCAAGCAGTATTCACTGAAGTTCTACGCCCAATTGATCGACAGTATCAGGGAGAAGCTTCCGGAGGCATCCATAACGGTGTTACCGGTTACGCCGGTTACGGCAGAAGCGGAGAAAGTGGAACCACGCTACAAAAATATCGACGATTACAACCAGGGATTACAAGAGCTGGCAGGCAAGAAGCAGATCGGGTTTGCCGATTTATCCTCCATATTCGCGGACAGCACCCATTTCTATAGTTCGGACGGTATTCATTTTAAGCCGGAATTCTATACACGTATGCTCGATTTGCTGAAGGACCGGGTGAAATAA
- a CDS encoding MBOAT family O-acyltransferase has product MVFSSLIFLFLFLPVTLLIYYLSPMRIRNAVLLAASLVFYAWGEPVYIFLMIFSTVFDYVNGILIDRYSHRKVIAQGVLILSMTGSLGILGFFKYAGFVLDNINSLFNLHLQAADLPLPVGISFYTFQTMSYIIDVYRRKVPVQKNLIAFSAYVTMFPQLVAGPIVKYEDIAGQLANRTVTLERFGEGAELFIRGLAKKVLLANNIGLLWTSVKAVPAAELSVLSAWLGIIAFTFQIYFDFSGYSDMARGLGKMIGFEFMENFNYPYISRSITEFWRRWHISLGAWFREYIYIPLGGNRAGMLKQLRNLAVVWFITGLWHGASWNFIIWGLYFGLFVTLEKLVLLKQLQRLPVFVSHLYTLIVVIIGWVFFEFEHLPAAMTFIGTMFGAGAGGFADNRALYDVSTNALLLLLLAVCATPFPGRALTRFRTRFARFGTLTAFAIYFIFIVASTAYLVNATYNPFLYFRF; this is encoded by the coding sequence TTGGTCTTTAGCAGTCTTATATTTTTATTCCTCTTTCTGCCGGTCACCCTGCTGATCTACTATCTCTCACCCATGAGGATTAGAAATGCTGTTCTGCTTGCCGCAAGCCTGGTCTTCTATGCATGGGGAGAGCCCGTATACATTTTCCTCATGATCTTCTCGACGGTATTTGACTATGTGAACGGGATTCTGATCGACAGATACAGCCATCGTAAAGTGATTGCACAGGGCGTGCTGATCCTGTCCATGACGGGGAGTCTGGGGATTCTTGGCTTCTTTAAATACGCAGGTTTTGTCTTGGACAATATCAATTCGTTGTTCAACCTGCACCTGCAGGCAGCAGATCTTCCGCTTCCGGTCGGAATATCCTTCTACACGTTCCAGACGATGTCTTATATCATCGATGTTTACCGCAGGAAGGTGCCTGTTCAGAAGAACCTGATCGCCTTCAGCGCCTACGTGACGATGTTTCCGCAGCTTGTAGCAGGTCCGATTGTTAAATATGAAGATATTGCGGGACAGCTCGCTAACCGCACAGTGACGTTGGAGCGTTTTGGCGAAGGGGCGGAATTGTTCATCAGAGGGCTGGCCAAAAAAGTGCTGCTGGCCAACAATATCGGCTTGCTGTGGACAAGCGTCAAAGCGGTGCCTGCGGCGGAGCTGTCGGTTCTCTCCGCATGGCTTGGCATTATCGCCTTTACGTTTCAAATCTATTTCGATTTTAGCGGATATTCGGATATGGCGCGCGGTTTAGGTAAAATGATCGGGTTCGAATTTATGGAGAACTTCAACTATCCTTATATCTCCAGGAGTATTACGGAATTCTGGCGGAGGTGGCATATTTCGCTGGGTGCCTGGTTCCGTGAGTATATTTACATTCCGCTCGGCGGGAACCGGGCGGGTATGCTAAAGCAGCTGCGCAACTTGGCGGTTGTATGGTTTATAACCGGATTATGGCATGGAGCGAGCTGGAATTTTATCATTTGGGGCTTATATTTCGGTCTTTTTGTCACGCTTGAAAAGCTGGTTCTCTTGAAACAGCTTCAGCGCCTGCCTGTGTTTGTAAGCCATCTCTACACCCTGATTGTCGTGATCATCGGCTGGGTATTCTTCGAATTTGAACATCTGCCTGCGGCCATGACCTTCATCGGAACGATGTTTGGCGCCGGGGCCGGTGGATTCGCAGACAATCGGGCGCTTTACGATGTGTCGACGAATGCCCTGCTGCTACTGCTCTTGGCGGTTTGTGCCACGCCGTTTCCCGGCAGAGCACTGACCCGGTTCAGAACCAGGTTTGCCCGCTTCGGCACACTTACCGCTTTCGCCATCTACTTCATCTTTATCGTGGCCTCAACAGCCTATCTGGTCAATGCAACGTACAATCCATTCTTATACTTTCGTTTCTGA
- a CDS encoding DHHW family protein: MKNYGQVYYRALAVVLLMFTGAVLVVNCLTPGKVFSESENRVLQQLPAFSLQTLGSGKFTSEFEAYLSDQFMARDFWIGLKSDADQGLGKKESNGVYLGKDGYLIQKFTPPGHEDLADKLKAIQAFDQATPGLRKYMMLVPTAASILEDKLPPYASGGDERGYWDKIKDSDLGDIRWISVFPVLEADKEQPLYYKTDHHWTTQGAFLAYRELGAPMGFTPRNEDDFNIRQVTSQFYGSLYSKSGFRHIRPDAIELYYPKVSETVSVEYAHEQQSADSMYAMENLTKKDKYAVFFNGNHGLLRITTGSAEGRRLLIVKDSYANSLIPFLTPHFSEIDVIDLRYYEGDVLKLMEERQIRDMLILYNMTTFFEDPSIKALADSVE, from the coding sequence TTGAAGAACTACGGCCAAGTCTATTACCGCGCACTCGCTGTTGTACTGCTTATGTTTACCGGGGCGGTATTGGTTGTCAATTGTCTGACCCCGGGGAAAGTATTCTCCGAATCAGAGAACCGGGTGCTGCAGCAGCTCCCGGCATTCTCGCTTCAAACCTTAGGATCAGGCAAGTTTACTTCAGAATTTGAAGCGTATCTATCGGACCAGTTTATGGCGAGGGACTTTTGGATTGGACTGAAATCCGATGCGGATCAGGGATTGGGGAAAAAAGAGAGCAACGGGGTCTACCTCGGCAAGGACGGGTACTTAATTCAAAAATTCACTCCTCCCGGACATGAGGATTTGGCAGACAAGCTGAAAGCCATTCAAGCCTTTGATCAGGCTACGCCTGGTCTGCGCAAATATATGATGCTCGTGCCGACGGCAGCTTCCATACTTGAGGATAAATTGCCGCCTTATGCTTCCGGTGGGGATGAGAGGGGCTATTGGGACAAGATCAAGGATTCTGATCTCGGGGACATTCGATGGATCAGTGTTTTTCCCGTGCTGGAGGCGGACAAGGAGCAACCGCTCTATTACAAAACAGACCATCACTGGACGACCCAAGGCGCTTTCCTTGCCTATCGGGAACTGGGCGCGCCCATGGGTTTTACACCCAGGAACGAAGATGATTTCAACATCCGTCAAGTCACTAGTCAGTTCTATGGATCTTTGTATTCGAAAAGCGGATTCAGGCACATACGGCCGGATGCTATTGAGCTGTATTATCCAAAGGTATCGGAGACCGTTTCCGTGGAGTACGCCCACGAACAGCAAAGTGCGGATTCGATGTACGCTATGGAAAACCTCACCAAGAAGGATAAATACGCTGTTTTTTTCAACGGGAATCATGGCTTGCTTCGCATAACAACCGGCAGTGCGGAAGGGAGAAGACTGCTTATTGTTAAAGATTCGTATGCCAACAGCCTGATCCCTTTTTTAACCCCGCATTTTAGCGAAATTGATGTGATAGATCTCAGATATTATGAGGGGGATGTACTGAAACTTATGGAAGAACGGCAAATCCGTGACATGCTGATTTTGTATAATATGACGACATTTTTTGAAGATCCATCCATTAAAGCATTAGCGGATTCTGTGGAATAA
- a CDS encoding DUF4358 domain-containing protein: MLTGQKIKYVVVLSAVMILCGILIGCSSKKEDAKDVPVHTIEERIKQAASMEAMDKGDMSRLKKLYQLNADEVQDFVLYTAESNVEANELAVIRVKQEDQADSVKEKIMERIEAQKVKLKDYRPEQFYLVEKHILKVKGRYILFTVSKDAEQIESAFNEAFK; the protein is encoded by the coding sequence ATGCTTACTGGACAGAAAATTAAATACGTGGTTGTCCTGTCTGCCGTCATGATTTTATGTGGCATCTTGATCGGATGCTCCAGTAAGAAAGAAGATGCCAAAGACGTTCCAGTCCATACCATTGAAGAGCGTATCAAGCAAGCGGCTTCTATGGAAGCTATGGACAAGGGGGATATGAGCAGGCTTAAGAAGCTCTATCAGCTTAATGCAGATGAAGTTCAGGATTTTGTGCTGTATACAGCAGAATCGAACGTCGAAGCGAATGAACTGGCCGTGATCAGAGTGAAACAAGAGGATCAAGCGGACAGCGTTAAGGAAAAGATCATGGAAAGAATCGAGGCTCAAAAAGTCAAGCTGAAAGACTACCGCCCCGAGCAATTTTACCTCGTCGAAAAGCATATATTAAAGGTCAAGGGCCGTTATATTTTGTTCACGGTCTCCAAGGATGCGGAGCAAATCGAAAGTGCGTTTAACGAAGCTTTTAAATAA
- a CDS encoding VanZ family protein produces the protein MFQGKTRTAVWIGLGLYTGLTLFFLFVGFNRSSALPETGLRYRLTFDGIPLHFPGGGYSNLWVFNLGNYLAFVPFGLVIPLLIRCRFLPFLLVFFAAITGIELIQMVTGLGAFDINDIVINTLGSIVGYGAQRLIRRDRTTTKGMLKLLSSGAVLTLIVYSAVSGINYYLDHGRGEIIALDQLPIEQGEIRWEETLSSFTVAQEQIEPAVNLYSPDHPGLHEFSLRLDGQYKELAGNFGVPDDAIPAKGSGTSSVMISADGEELYSLDVNIAPGENQPLSFQVSVEGKQELTIRVNTEAADPRTHAVLWDLTLTEANTGQKLAARLQRLLGGG, from the coding sequence ATGTTTCAAGGCAAAACGAGGACCGCCGTCTGGATCGGTTTGGGTCTGTACACGGGTCTTACCCTGTTCTTCTTGTTTGTCGGCTTCAACCGTTCATCGGCTCTGCCGGAGACGGGCTTACGTTATCGCCTGACGTTCGACGGGATTCCGTTGCATTTTCCGGGCGGTGGTTACTCGAATCTATGGGTCTTCAACCTGGGCAACTATCTGGCCTTCGTACCGTTCGGGCTAGTCATTCCTCTGCTGATCCGCTGCCGGTTCCTGCCGTTCCTCTTGGTCTTCTTTGCAGCCATCACAGGAATTGAGCTGATTCAGATGGTAACGGGGTTGGGTGCGTTTGATATTAACGATATCGTTATTAATACGCTCGGCTCGATTGTCGGCTACGGCGCCCAGCGGCTGATCCGCCGCGACCGTACAACCACAAAAGGTATGCTCAAGCTCCTGTCATCAGGTGCTGTCTTGACGTTAATTGTCTACTCCGCCGTGAGCGGTATCAACTATTATCTGGATCATGGACGCGGGGAGATCATAGCGCTGGACCAGCTCCCTATTGAGCAGGGTGAAATACGGTGGGAAGAAACGCTCAGCAGCTTCACTGTAGCGCAGGAGCAGATTGAACCGGCGGTCAATCTCTATAGCCCTGATCATCCGGGACTCCACGAGTTCTCCCTGCGCCTGGATGGACAGTATAAGGAGTTAGCCGGGAATTTCGGCGTCCCTGATGATGCTATACCTGCTAAAGGCAGCGGCACCAGCAGCGTCATGATCAGCGCCGACGGAGAAGAGCTTTACTCCCTGGATGTGAATATCGCACCGGGCGAGAATCAGCCGCTGTCTTTTCAGGTTTCAGTTGAAGGCAAACAAGAGCTGACCATTAGAGTCAACACCGAGGCTGCCGACCCCCGAACCCATGCGGTATTGTGGGACCTTACGCTCACAGAAGCCAATACCGGACAAAAGCTGGCAGCGCGGCTTCAGCGGCTGCTGGGCGGGGGATAA
- a CDS encoding IS3 family transposase, translating into MKDHRSAFRLEKMCSTLQVSRSGYYKWLNAKASVQALRKAAVMERIRYHFDDHQKRYGSPKITRLLHQEGYTVTERTVSVYMREMKLRSIVSKPYRVQTTDSKHNNPIAPNTLNQEFKVLKPNTVWVTDITYIPCRGGRLYLASVMDLCTREIVGWRLYNHMETSLVLDALQAAYTAKRPGEGLLHHSDRGSQYTSKEYVDQLKTYHMKSSMSRKGNCYDNACIESWHSILKKELIYCNPRFKNPEQAYDAIFQYIEFYYNRKRMHSSLGYLSPARFAKQFTKKSVA; encoded by the coding sequence ATGAAGGACCATCGCTCCGCATTTCGCTTGGAGAAGATGTGCAGTACCCTACAGGTATCCAGGAGCGGATATTACAAGTGGCTGAACGCCAAAGCCAGTGTGCAAGCCCTCCGCAAGGCTGCTGTTATGGAGCGAATCCGGTACCATTTTGACGACCATCAAAAACGGTATGGAAGTCCGAAGATCACCCGCCTGCTGCATCAGGAAGGCTATACGGTCACGGAACGCACAGTGAGTGTGTACATGCGAGAAATGAAGCTCCGCTCTATTGTATCTAAGCCATACCGAGTGCAGACGACCGATTCCAAGCATAATAATCCCATTGCACCAAACACACTGAACCAAGAGTTTAAGGTGCTTAAGCCCAATACCGTATGGGTCACCGACATCACGTATATCCCTTGTCGTGGAGGTCGCTTATACCTAGCTAGCGTCATGGATCTATGCACGCGAGAAATTGTAGGGTGGCGGCTGTATAACCATATGGAGACGAGCCTGGTCTTAGACGCGCTGCAGGCGGCGTACACGGCGAAGCGACCCGGCGAGGGCCTACTGCACCACTCTGACCGAGGGTCTCAATATACCTCAAAAGAATATGTCGACCAACTAAAGACATACCACATGAAATCCAGCATGAGCCGTAAAGGAAACTGTTACGATAACGCCTGCATTGAGTCTTGGCACAGTATTTTAAAGAAAGAGCTCATCTACTGTAATCCGCGCTTCAAAAACCCGGAACAGGCATATGATGCTATTTTCCAATACATTGAGTTCTATTACAATCGCAAGCGAATGCACAGCTCACTGGGGTATCTTTCCCCCGCCCGCTTTGCTAAGCAATTCACTAAAAAATCCGTTGCGTAA
- a CDS encoding transposase, which produces MGEKRQRYNEEYKKQTVKFIQEQTKSIGDIAQELDIPKSTLHQWMGKYRELKNEPVASMDRVRELEAELQEMRRQLQEKDSRLADTEEELAIVKKAVHIFSKPRN; this is translated from the coding sequence ATGGGAGAAAAACGACAACGGTACAACGAAGAATATAAGAAGCAAACGGTAAAGTTCATTCAAGAGCAGACGAAGAGCATAGGGGACATCGCGCAAGAGCTGGACATTCCGAAAAGTACGCTGCACCAGTGGATGGGGAAATACCGGGAGCTAAAGAATGAACCGGTAGCCAGTATGGATCGGGTACGGGAACTCGAAGCCGAGCTCCAAGAGATGCGCCGTCAGCTCCAAGAGAAAGACAGTCGACTTGCCGATACAGAGGAAGAATTGGCAATCGTAAAAAAAGCAGTGCACATCTTCAGCAAACCAAGGAATTAA
- a CDS encoding DUF3221 domain-containing protein: protein MLIKASLQWTLIFVFLLGLAACSKEDNVFKGKVHTVDVENSRILVIAQLKEEDLDKNYNEVLESDMYSQAIWVNKVSPSKYKEGEEIEVFYQTSDDSFPAQVTANQIVKSKMEQ from the coding sequence ATGCTTATAAAAGCGAGTCTCCAATGGACTCTCATTTTCGTTTTTTTGTTAGGCCTAGCCGCCTGTAGCAAGGAGGATAATGTTTTTAAAGGGAAGGTACACACAGTAGATGTAGAGAATTCAAGGATCTTGGTAATCGCTCAGTTAAAAGAAGAAGACTTAGATAAGAATTACAATGAAGTTCTAGAAAGTGATATGTACTCTCAAGCCATTTGGGTAAATAAAGTTTCACCTTCCAAATATAAAGAGGGTGAAGAGATTGAAGTGTTCTATCAAACGAGTGATGATTCGTTTCCGGCACAAGTTACCGCCAACCAAATTGTAAAATCAAAAATGGAGCAGTGA
- a CDS encoding DNA polymerase IV has translation MPKDRIILLSDCQSFYASVEKAAHPEYADQPVAVGDPSRMNGIVLAACPLAKSYGVTTASRVGEALTKCRDLVVIRPRMGTYIQVSLLISEIYQGYTDLVEAFSIDEQFLDVTGSLRVFGGDLPEMIHSIQQHVLLSTGVWTRVGIGPSKILAKMANNFAKKKAGGIFRLDYDNLDTELWPRPVHEMFMVAGRMTKNFYRMGITTIGDIARMELGELKRRMRTTLGKQSDIQAEYYWQTARGIDPSPVVTGIRHEMKSVGHGKALRWNLYTRLPEIEVVLLELVIEVCRRARKYRYMGAVVSVAVVETDGNTSNAYSRQTTLPEPSSLTHEVAAAAHRLFVDHWSGLPISRLAISISRLTDDSVMQLTLFDDRTRSSNRERAIDQIKNRYGSGALIRASSLLESGVALERAQQIGGHYK, from the coding sequence ATGCCTAAGGACCGGATTATTCTGCTCTCTGACTGCCAGTCCTTCTATGCCAGCGTGGAGAAGGCCGCCCATCCCGAATATGCGGATCAGCCTGTTGCTGTGGGTGATCCGTCGCGGATGAACGGGATTGTCCTGGCCGCTTGCCCGCTTGCGAAATCCTATGGCGTAACTACTGCATCACGCGTGGGAGAAGCCCTGACGAAATGCCGGGACCTGGTGGTTATCCGGCCACGGATGGGGACGTATATTCAGGTCTCGCTGCTGATCTCCGAGATCTACCAGGGGTATACCGATCTTGTGGAGGCGTTCAGCATTGATGAGCAGTTCCTGGATGTGACCGGCTCTCTGCGTGTGTTCGGAGGAGATCTCCCGGAGATGATTCACTCGATCCAGCAGCATGTTCTGTTATCTACCGGAGTATGGACCCGGGTCGGCATCGGCCCGTCCAAAATCCTCGCCAAAATGGCCAATAACTTCGCCAAGAAGAAGGCGGGCGGAATCTTCCGGCTGGATTACGATAATCTGGACACAGAGCTATGGCCGCGCCCGGTGCATGAAATGTTCATGGTGGCGGGCCGGATGACCAAGAATTTCTACCGCATGGGCATTACGACCATTGGAGATATTGCCCGGATGGAGCTGGGCGAGCTGAAGCGGAGAATGCGCACCACCCTGGGCAAGCAGAGCGATATTCAAGCAGAATATTATTGGCAGACCGCACGCGGCATCGATCCCAGCCCGGTGGTGACCGGGATACGCCATGAGATGAAGTCTGTCGGCCACGGGAAGGCGCTGCGCTGGAATCTGTATACCCGGCTGCCGGAGATTGAGGTGGTGCTGCTGGAGCTGGTGATTGAGGTCTGCCGGCGGGCGCGGAAGTACCGGTACATGGGAGCTGTGGTGTCCGTTGCGGTAGTGGAGACAGACGGCAACACCTCGAATGCCTATAGCCGGCAGACGACACTGCCGGAGCCTTCGTCGTTAACCCATGAGGTGGCAGCAGCCGCCCACCGTCTGTTCGTGGATCATTGGAGCGGCCTGCCGATTAGCCGGCTGGCTATCTCTATATCCCGGCTGACGGACGACAGTGTGATGCAGCTGACCTTGTTCGACGACCGGACGCGGAGCAGCAACAGAGAACGGGCTATCGATCAGATCAAGAACCGGTACGGAAGCGGGGCGCTGATCCGCGCGTCTTCTTTGCTGGAATCTGGGGTTGCTCTGGAACGGGCGCAGCAGATTGGGGGGCACTATAAATGA
- a CDS encoding GNAT family N-acetyltransferase — protein sequence MNIRTATEADYDYLASRDHHILNSLLLPKINQQEIYILSEGGLDIGWLRYGYFWDQIPFMNLLWIDEPYRGAGFGRQAVQHWEQAMQAMGHKQVMTSSMANEEAQHFYRKLCYRDSGCLLPDNEPLEIFFTKAL from the coding sequence ATGAACATTAGAACCGCAACCGAAGCCGATTATGATTACCTCGCAAGCCGTGACCATCATATCCTGAACTCACTTCTTCTCCCGAAAATAAACCAGCAGGAGATTTACATTCTGAGCGAGGGCGGGCTGGACATTGGCTGGCTGCGTTACGGCTATTTCTGGGATCAGATCCCCTTCATGAATCTGCTGTGGATTGATGAGCCTTATCGCGGCGCAGGCTTCGGCAGACAGGCGGTGCAGCACTGGGAGCAAGCGATGCAGGCCATGGGCCATAAGCAGGTCATGACCTCCTCGATGGCCAATGAAGAGGCCCAGCATTTCTACCGGAAGCTCTGCTACCGCGACTCGGGCTGCCTGCTGCCGGACAATGAGCCGCTGGAGATTTTCTTCACCAAAGCGCTGTAG
- a CDS encoding alpha-glycosidase produces the protein MALSRQAVSLSSSASSIELECLYHSTQGRWAYAYDKDTFYLRVRSKKNNVDRVFSLIGDKYDWEQHHQELSMHKVATDSFFDYWEAEVFPEFKRFSYGFRLETGQETVWMLESGFFTDGLPAPAGGYYEMPYLHEVDLLQVPEWAKSAVFYQIMPDRFANGDPANDPEGTLEWGETPTHDSYFGGDLQGMIDHLDYIVELGVTALYLTPIFQAPSNHKYDTVDYGTVDANFGDLDKLKLLVDLAHSKGLKVVLDAVFNHTSSEFAPFKDVLEHGADSKYAGWFHIHDYPVQVVDGKANYDTFGFFSGMPKLNTANPEARDYLLDITKFWLKEVHIDGWRLDVANEVDHVFWRDFRKAVKEINPEAFIIGEVWSDSLSWLQGDQFDSVMNYPFSDRLLKFFGADNDMDADTFAAQIYGLLMRYPRQANEVLFNLLASHDTPRVLTRLGGEKGRLKLAITFLFTFTGTPCIFYGDEIGMTGEDDPDCRKCMIWEEDRQDRELLRFYQSIIALRREHEVLRTGRFRFLLSDPASPGLVYERWNEHTRFTVWMNNSTEPLTLTHSLGEDTWQDALSGEPVEQDGEKIRMTLEPLGYRILYSGQAGCEA, from the coding sequence ATGGCTCTCAGCAGACAAGCAGTGTCCTTAAGTTCATCCGCCTCCTCCATCGAGCTGGAATGTCTCTATCATTCAACGCAGGGACGATGGGCGTATGCGTATGACAAGGATACCTTCTATTTAAGAGTCCGCAGCAAAAAAAACAACGTAGACCGGGTATTTTCCCTGATCGGCGACAAATACGACTGGGAGCAGCATCATCAGGAGCTGAGCATGCACAAGGTAGCTACTGACAGCTTCTTCGATTACTGGGAAGCAGAGGTCTTCCCCGAGTTCAAACGTTTCTCCTACGGCTTCCGGCTGGAAACCGGTCAGGAAACGGTATGGATGCTAGAATCCGGCTTCTTTACAGACGGGCTGCCTGCGCCTGCCGGAGGCTACTACGAAATGCCTTACCTCCATGAGGTTGACCTGCTCCAGGTGCCCGAATGGGCGAAATCTGCGGTCTTCTATCAGATCATGCCGGACCGGTTCGCTAACGGAGACCCGGCGAATGACCCGGAGGGAACGCTCGAATGGGGCGAAACGCCCACCCATGACAGCTATTTTGGCGGAGACCTGCAAGGGATGATTGATCATCTGGATTATATTGTGGAGCTTGGCGTAACGGCACTGTATCTGACCCCGATCTTCCAGGCTCCCAGCAACCATAAATATGACACCGTTGACTACGGAACGGTTGATGCAAACTTCGGGGATCTCGATAAGCTCAAGCTGCTGGTAGACCTGGCCCATTCCAAAGGACTTAAGGTGGTCCTCGATGCCGTCTTCAATCATACAAGCTCTGAGTTCGCACCGTTTAAGGATGTGCTGGAGCATGGAGCAGACTCCAAATATGCAGGCTGGTTCCATATCCATGATTATCCCGTTCAGGTGGTGGACGGCAAGGCCAACTATGATACCTTCGGCTTCTTCAGCGGAATGCCCAAGCTCAACACTGCTAACCCGGAAGCCAGAGATTATCTGCTGGATATCACCAAGTTCTGGCTCAAGGAGGTACACATCGACGGCTGGCGGCTGGATGTCGCTAATGAGGTAGACCATGTGTTCTGGCGGGATTTCCGCAAGGCGGTCAAGGAGATTAACCCGGAAGCGTTCATCATCGGCGAGGTGTGGAGCGACTCCCTCAGCTGGCTGCAGGGCGATCAGTTCGATTCGGTGATGAACTATCCCTTCTCTGACCGGCTGCTGAAGTTCTTCGGCGCGGACAACGACATGGATGCGGACACCTTCGCAGCGCAGATCTACGGGCTCCTCATGCGCTATCCCCGGCAGGCAAATGAAGTGCTGTTCAATCTCCTGGCGAGCCATGATACCCCGAGAGTGCTGACCCGGCTGGGAGGAGAAAAGGGGCGGCTGAAGCTGGCCATTACCTTCCTCTTCACATTCACCGGTACGCCGTGTATTTTCTATGGAGATGAGATCGGAATGACCGGGGAGGATGACCCGGACTGCCGCAAATGCATGATCTGGGAAGAGGACCGGCAGGACCGGGAGCTGCTGCGCTTTTATCAGAGTATCATTGCCTTGCGCCGGGAACATGAGGTTCTGCGCACCGGCCGGTTCCGCTTCCTGCTGAGTGATCCGGCCAGCCCGGGTCTGGTGTATGAACGCTGGAATGAGCACACCCGCTTCACGGTCTGGATGAACAACTCTACCGAACCGCTGACCCTTACGCACTCACTGGGTGAGGACACTTGGCAGGATGCCTTGAGCGGCGAGCCTGTGGAGCAGGATGGGGAGAAAATCCGTATGACGCTGGAGCCGCTAGGATACCGCATACTGTATAGTGGACAAGCTGGCTGCGAAGCCTGA
- a CDS encoding SOS response-associated peptidase codes for MCGRYTITVTLEELIAKYFIREHPLIQYAPRYNAAPMQHIAAVIHDGTQNKLGELRWGLLPSWSKEDKNAAKLINARSETLLEKTSFKGLVASRRCVIPADGFYDWKVQEGGKQPMRITMRDGKLFSMAALYDIWTSPDGGKISTCTIITTAPNTLMKDIHDRMPVILDADGEAQWLERSNRNIPALMKLLRPYDADQMLAYPVSAAVGDVRSDYPELIRRARPEPVQGTLF; via the coding sequence ATGTGCGGAAGATATACGATCACGGTAACGCTGGAGGAGCTGATCGCCAAGTATTTCATCCGGGAGCATCCGCTCATCCAATATGCACCGAGGTATAACGCAGCTCCAATGCAGCATATTGCTGCGGTTATTCATGACGGCACACAGAATAAGCTCGGAGAACTACGCTGGGGGCTGCTCCCTTCCTGGTCCAAGGAGGACAAGAACGCTGCCAAGCTAATCAATGCCCGCAGTGAGACTCTGCTGGAGAAGACTTCGTTCAAAGGACTGGTGGCCTCCCGCCGCTGTGTGATTCCCGCAGACGGCTTCTATGACTGGAAGGTCCAGGAAGGCGGCAAGCAGCCGATGCGGATCACGATGCGGGACGGGAAGCTGTTCTCCATGGCTGCTCTGTATGATATCTGGACCAGCCCGGACGGCGGCAAAATCTCCACCTGCACGATCATCACCACCGCCCCGAACACTCTCATGAAAGACATCCATGACCGGATGCCGGTCATTCTGGATGCGGACGGGGAGGCGCAGTGGCTGGAGCGCAGCAACCGGAATATTCCCGCCCTGATGAAGCTGCTGCGGCCTTACGATGCGGATCAAATGCTGGCTTATCCCGTCTCCGCAGCCGTGGGCGATGTCAGGAGTGACTACCCTGAGCTGATCCGCAGAGCCCGGCCGGAGCCGGTGCAGGGCACACTATTTTGA